Part of the Acidimicrobiales bacterium genome, ACAGCCGCGTCAGCTCCTGTGTCATCGTGGGGTCGAACGCGTTGTGCACCTGCGGCCGGTCGAGGGTCACCGTCGCGATCCCGTCAGAGAGCTCGAGGGCCAGGGTCGTGAGGTCCACGCCGGAGCGTAGCCCGGGCCACCCCCGATCGGCCGGCCCGGGTCGGTACCCGCCCCCGGGCCGGTGATCGCCCGCACTCCGAATCCATTTGATGTAATTTGCCCGACGCCCGCCGATCAGTGCGGCGAGGGGGTACGGGTGGACAGCTTCGAGACGATTCTGTACGAAGAGCGGGACGGCGTCGCCGTGGTCACGCTCAACCGTCCCGAGGTCTACAACGCCTTCAACTACGCCATGCAGTTGGAGCTGCGACAGGTCTGGAGATCGCTCCGGACCAACGACGACGTGCGCGCCGTCATTCTGACCGGCGCGGGCGACAAGGCCTTCTGTACCGGGATCGACCGCCAGGAGGCCATCCAGGAGGGCTACCTCGAGAAGAAGTCCACGCCGTCGAAATCCGGTCGGCAGTCGACGCCGTTCATGTTCAACGACCCCGGGGCGAATATCAACCCGAAGGAGAACGACCTCTGGAAGCCCGTCGTCGCCGCCGTGAACGGCATGGCGTGCGCTGGCGCCCTCTACATGCTCGGGGAGGCCGATATCGTCATCGCCGCCGAGCACGCCACCTTCTTCGACCCTCACGTCACCTACGGGATGGTGGCCGGGTTCGAGTCCGTGCACCTGTTCCAGAAGCTGCCCCTCGGCGAGACACTGCGCGTCGCGCTGCTCGGCGCCCACGAGCGCATGTCGGCTGCTCGGGCCCACCAACTCGGTCTGGTCTCCGAGGTCGTGCCCGCGGCCGAGCTCCTCGAACGTGCACTCTGGGTCGGAGACAAGATCGCGTCAGCGCCAGTGCTCGCCATCCAGGGAACCCTCCGCGCCATCTGGATGGCCAATGAGGTTGCCCGCCGCGAGGCGCTACGGCAGGTGTCGTTGTTCGTCTCGCTCGGCACGGAGCGCGAGAACCTCGCCGGCGGCGAGCAAGCGTTCAAGTCCGGTCGCCGCGAGTGGCGACTGCGCTAGCGTTCGTTTTTGACTGCGACGTCAATATTAGCTATCGTCGGCCCAGCCGGGTCGTCGCGCGCGAAGGGGGCGACACATGGGTGGAACTGCGGGACCGAGGTCGGAGACGCGGATGCTCGTCGAGGGACGGTTGATCGACGCCGACTCCGACAGGACCTTCGACAACGTGAACCCCGCCACCGAGGAGGTGCTCGGTGAGGTCGCCGACGCGTCGCCGGCGGAGTTGC contains:
- a CDS encoding enoyl-CoA hydratase/isomerase family protein; translated protein: MDSFETILYEERDGVAVVTLNRPEVYNAFNYAMQLELRQVWRSLRTNDDVRAVILTGAGDKAFCTGIDRQEAIQEGYLEKKSTPSKSGRQSTPFMFNDPGANINPKENDLWKPVVAAVNGMACAGALYMLGEADIVIAAEHATFFDPHVTYGMVAGFESVHLFQKLPLGETLRVALLGAHERMSAARAHQLGLVSEVVPAAELLERALWVGDKIASAPVLAIQGTLRAIWMANEVARREALRQVSLFVSLGTERENLAGGEQAFKSGRREWRLR